Proteins from one Microbacterium faecale genomic window:
- a CDS encoding DUF3000 domain-containing protein, with protein MSDKGRSPAVFDAAAAGLREARFRDDLTVTEIPAPGGLAPHAIAFSADVRPDAHGESAHGTGRFVLLHDADEPDAWQGAWRIVSFAGAPLEPEIGTDPLLADVAWSWLTDALADRGAEYRAASGTATKMLSRGFGSLAPQGDGAQIELRASWSPAAPTPSHIEAWAELVCMLAGLPPGSEDIAVLRPGAR; from the coding sequence GTGAGTGACAAGGGCCGTTCCCCCGCCGTCTTCGACGCCGCGGCAGCCGGGCTGCGTGAAGCGCGGTTCCGCGACGACCTCACCGTCACCGAGATCCCCGCCCCCGGCGGCCTCGCGCCGCACGCGATCGCGTTCTCCGCCGACGTGCGTCCCGACGCCCACGGCGAGTCGGCGCATGGCACCGGACGCTTCGTCCTGCTGCACGACGCGGACGAACCCGACGCCTGGCAGGGCGCGTGGCGCATCGTCTCGTTCGCCGGTGCGCCGCTCGAGCCGGAGATCGGCACAGATCCGTTGCTCGCCGACGTCGCCTGGTCGTGGCTGACCGACGCACTGGCGGATCGCGGCGCCGAGTACCGCGCCGCATCCGGCACGGCGACGAAGATGCTCTCCCGTGGATTCGGATCGCTCGCCCCGCAGGGTGACGGCGCGCAGATCGAGCTGCGCGCGTCATGGTCGCCTGCCGCGCCGACGCCGTCGCACATCGAGGCCTGGGCGGAGCTCGTGTGCATGCTCGCCGGTCTCCCGCCAGGGTCCGAGGACATCGCCGTTCTGCGGCCCGGCGCCCGCTGA
- a CDS encoding alpha/beta hydrolase family protein — translation MVTEPRRAAREGARFLGLAGLAAGIGAGIVVGGTAAAFAVARKAVTPLTRRIADTEIVAIDRAAQTITLSRTPDTVLPGRYGLFINGSRGYLKLGSVLSSTETTVTRKLLSHVGAGTRIGRAATFSGWYFSHPSELHIPYDAVSIRTPVGGCPAWLFPAKEGGERSTWVIAVHGRGTTRSEVLRAVPVFRDAGVTSLAVSYRNDGDAPRSMSGRYGLGATEWADVEAAIAFAIDRGARRIVLMGWSMGGAIVLQTVLRTAYADRIDSVILDSPVVDWRSVLDFHARGLRVPPPVTQIALRQLSMPSWSRVVRAGEGISLNDLDIVRRAGELTHPMLVLHSDDDGFVPSGASHGLADARPDLVTLITYTEARHTKLWNYDEQRWRDYLQGWLRERGLGQVV, via the coding sequence GTGGTGACAGAACCCAGGCGCGCCGCGCGGGAGGGAGCACGCTTCCTCGGCCTGGCGGGCCTCGCCGCGGGGATCGGCGCCGGGATCGTCGTGGGCGGCACGGCAGCGGCGTTCGCCGTCGCGCGCAAGGCCGTCACGCCCCTGACGCGGCGGATCGCGGATACGGAGATCGTCGCGATCGATCGCGCCGCGCAGACCATCACGTTGTCGCGCACGCCCGACACGGTGCTGCCAGGCCGCTACGGGCTGTTCATCAACGGTTCTCGGGGGTATCTGAAGCTCGGATCCGTGCTGTCGTCGACGGAGACGACCGTCACCCGCAAGCTGCTGTCGCACGTGGGTGCCGGCACGCGCATCGGGCGCGCGGCCACGTTCAGCGGCTGGTACTTCTCCCACCCGTCCGAGCTGCACATCCCATATGACGCGGTCAGCATTCGGACGCCCGTCGGCGGGTGCCCCGCGTGGTTGTTCCCGGCCAAGGAGGGCGGCGAGCGGTCGACATGGGTCATCGCCGTGCACGGTCGCGGAACCACGCGCTCCGAGGTGCTGCGCGCGGTGCCGGTCTTCCGTGACGCCGGCGTGACGAGCCTCGCGGTGTCATACCGCAACGACGGCGACGCCCCGCGGTCGATGTCGGGCCGGTATGGCCTCGGCGCGACCGAGTGGGCCGATGTCGAGGCGGCGATTGCCTTCGCGATCGATCGCGGCGCGCGGCGCATCGTGCTGATGGGGTGGTCGATGGGTGGGGCGATCGTGCTGCAGACCGTGCTGCGCACGGCCTACGCCGACCGCATCGACAGCGTGATCCTCGATTCGCCCGTCGTCGACTGGCGCAGCGTGCTCGATTTCCATGCGCGAGGGCTGCGTGTTCCGCCTCCCGTCACGCAGATCGCCCTGCGACAGCTGAGCATGCCCTCGTGGTCACGCGTCGTTCGGGCAGGCGAGGGGATCTCGCTCAACGATCTCGACATCGTGCGGCGTGCCGGCGAGCTGACGCATCCGATGCTGGTCCTGCACAGCGACGACGACGGCTTCGTTCCGTCGGGGGCGTCGCACGGCCTCGCGGACGCGCGCCCGGATCTCGTCACGCTCATCACCTACACCGAGGCTCGCCACACGAAACTCTGGAACTACGACGAGCAGAGGTGGCGCGACTACCTGCAGGGCTGGCTCAGGGAGCGCGGTCTCGGCCAAGTAGTCTGA
- the zapE gene encoding cell division protein ZapE: MTSLDTATIVRLSDRHPRLTGDEMLASLVPPPQFGSATFETYRADAAYPSQQEAKEHLQRFATGGTQSVARGGLFSFGRRKRSAEPEMKPGVYLDGGFGVGKTHLLAAIYHAMPAQRKYFGSFIEFTSLVGALGYQNTVQLLTGSALLCIDEFELDDPGDTMVMTRLLGELVKTGTRLAATSNTPPNALGEGRFAAQDFLREIQSMSASFETIRIDGVDFRQRSLDGGAVVLEEDAYESALGSVGAPISDDGFDELVDHLADVHPSRYIRLVDGVAAVGLRDVRQLTDQSQALRFVAFVDRVYDAQIPVRATGIPLDAVFSEEMLRGGYRKKYLRAISLLIASTHA; encoded by the coding sequence ATGACTTCCCTCGACACGGCCACGATCGTCCGGCTCAGCGACCGCCACCCGCGCCTCACCGGCGACGAGATGCTGGCGAGCCTGGTGCCGCCTCCGCAGTTCGGGTCGGCGACGTTCGAGACCTACCGAGCCGATGCGGCCTATCCGTCGCAGCAGGAGGCGAAGGAGCACCTGCAGCGGTTCGCGACGGGGGGCACGCAGTCCGTCGCACGAGGCGGTCTGTTCTCCTTCGGCCGCCGCAAGCGCTCGGCGGAGCCGGAGATGAAGCCCGGCGTATACCTGGACGGCGGCTTCGGCGTCGGCAAGACCCACCTGCTCGCGGCCATCTATCACGCGATGCCCGCGCAGCGGAAGTACTTCGGGTCCTTCATCGAGTTCACGTCTCTCGTCGGCGCGCTCGGCTACCAGAACACCGTCCAGCTGCTCACGGGATCCGCGCTGCTCTGCATTGACGAGTTCGAGCTCGATGATCCGGGCGACACGATGGTGATGACGCGCCTCCTCGGCGAACTCGTCAAGACGGGCACGCGCCTCGCGGCAACGAGCAACACGCCCCCGAACGCACTCGGCGAGGGGCGCTTCGCGGCCCAGGACTTCCTGCGCGAGATCCAGTCGATGTCGGCGAGCTTCGAGACGATCCGGATCGACGGCGTCGACTTCCGACAGCGGTCGCTCGACGGCGGTGCGGTCGTGCTGGAGGAGGACGCGTACGAGAGCGCGCTCGGCTCCGTGGGGGCGCCGATCTCGGATGACGGCTTCGACGAGCTCGTCGACCACCTCGCCGACGTGCACCCTTCGCGATACATTCGCCTCGTCGATGGCGTCGCGGCGGTCGGGCTGCGCGACGTGCGCCAGCTGACCGACCAGTCGCAGGCCCTGCGATTCGTTGCGTTCGTCGACCGCGTGTATGACGCGCAGATCCCGGTGCGCGCGACGGGGATCCCGCTGGACGCGGTGTTCTCGGAGGAGATGCTCCGCGGCGGCTACCGCAAGAAGTACCTGCGCGCGATCTCGCTCCTCATCGCGTCGACGCACGCGTGA
- a CDS encoding ammonium transporter, with protein sequence MDSGNLAWVIMATALVLVMTPGVAFFYGGLVKAKSVVSMMMLSFGALGLIAVLWVLYGYSMSSVDAPTHFAGNPFADFGLAATIGDDPTGENTIGVAFGATFAIITVALISGAIADRAKFGGWMVFVAIWATLVYFPVAAWVWGGGWIENLGSIMFPGAGVEVIDWAGGTAVHINAGAAALALAIVLGKRVGFEKGIQKPHNVPLVMLGASLLWFGWFGFNAGATAAPLGAEGNLQTGLIVINTLVCPAAAVLGWIIVEKLKDGKATSVGATSGAVAGLVAITPACAHLEPVWAIVLGVVTGAICALAIELKWKLGYDDSLDVVGVHLVGGFIGTVALGFVAIDTGLFTGGGFEQLILQVAGAVATFVYSFVVALALGFAIEKTIGFRVRSEDEIAGVDVSIHGEEGYALVEN encoded by the coding sequence ATGGACAGCGGAAATCTCGCCTGGGTCATCATGGCGACCGCCCTCGTACTCGTCATGACGCCCGGCGTCGCGTTCTTCTACGGCGGCCTCGTCAAGGCGAAGAGCGTCGTGAGCATGATGATGCTCAGCTTCGGCGCGCTCGGGCTCATTGCGGTGCTGTGGGTGCTGTACGGCTACAGCATGAGCTCGGTCGACGCACCGACGCACTTCGCCGGCAATCCCTTCGCCGACTTCGGCTTGGCCGCGACGATCGGCGACGACCCGACCGGCGAGAACACGATCGGCGTGGCCTTCGGCGCGACCTTCGCGATCATCACCGTCGCGCTCATCTCGGGCGCGATCGCCGACCGCGCCAAGTTCGGCGGATGGATGGTGTTCGTCGCGATCTGGGCGACGCTCGTGTACTTCCCCGTCGCCGCGTGGGTCTGGGGCGGCGGCTGGATCGAGAATCTCGGCTCGATCATGTTCCCCGGAGCCGGCGTCGAGGTCATCGACTGGGCCGGCGGCACCGCGGTGCACATCAACGCGGGTGCCGCGGCGCTCGCACTCGCGATCGTGTTGGGTAAGCGCGTCGGCTTCGAGAAGGGCATCCAGAAACCGCACAACGTGCCGCTCGTCATGCTCGGCGCCTCGCTGCTGTGGTTCGGCTGGTTCGGCTTCAACGCGGGCGCGACCGCCGCGCCCCTAGGCGCCGAGGGCAACCTGCAGACGGGACTGATCGTGATCAACACGCTCGTGTGCCCGGCGGCCGCGGTGCTCGGATGGATCATCGTCGAGAAGCTCAAGGACGGCAAGGCGACGTCGGTCGGTGCCACGTCCGGCGCCGTCGCCGGCCTCGTGGCGATCACGCCCGCGTGTGCGCACCTCGAGCCAGTATGGGCCATCGTCCTCGGTGTGGTCACCGGCGCGATCTGCGCTCTCGCGATCGAGTTGAAGTGGAAGCTTGGCTACGATGACTCGCTCGACGTCGTGGGCGTGCACCTCGTCGGCGGGTTCATCGGAACGGTCGCACTGGGCTTCGTCGCGATCGACACGGGCCTGTTCACCGGCGGCGGGTTCGAGCAGCTCATCTTGCAGGTGGCGGGTGCGGTCGCGACGTTCGTCTACTCGTTCGTCGTCGCCCTCGCGCTCGGCTTCGCAATCGAGAAGACGATCGGCTTCCGCGTGCGCAGCGAGGACGAGATCGCCGGCGTCGACGTATCGATCCACGGCGAAGAAGGATACGCACTGGTCGAGAACTGA
- a CDS encoding ABC transporter ATP-binding protein, with protein sequence MLTIDGVSKTFFPGSVNERRALSGVDLRLEEGDFVTVIGSNGAGKSTLLNAVAGRLPVDAGRVEIDGTRVNRLKEHRRAKYVGRVFQDPMAGTAPDLTIEQNLSLALLRGRRRGLLPGVTKARRARFVEELATLELGLENRLKAKVGLLSGGQRQALSLLMAGFTHPRILLLDEHTAALDPQRAKLVTTLTGRIVEQGGLTTLMVTHNMQQALDLGNRLVMMHEGRIVFSADAETKRTLTVESLMAEFGKVRGATFDDRAVLG encoded by the coding sequence GACCTGCGCCTCGAGGAAGGCGACTTCGTCACGGTGATCGGATCCAACGGCGCCGGCAAGTCGACGCTGCTCAACGCGGTCGCCGGCAGGCTTCCCGTCGACGCGGGCCGCGTCGAGATCGACGGCACGCGCGTGAACCGCCTGAAGGAGCACCGGAGGGCCAAGTACGTCGGACGGGTCTTCCAGGATCCGATGGCTGGCACCGCCCCGGACCTCACGATCGAGCAGAATCTGTCGCTCGCCCTGCTGCGCGGCCGCCGTCGCGGCCTGCTGCCGGGGGTCACGAAGGCTCGACGCGCGCGCTTCGTCGAAGAGCTCGCGACGCTCGAGCTCGGGCTGGAGAACCGTTTGAAGGCGAAGGTCGGCCTGCTGTCGGGCGGGCAACGCCAGGCGCTGTCGTTGCTGATGGCCGGGTTCACCCACCCCCGGATCCTGCTCCTCGACGAGCACACGGCGGCACTCGACCCGCAGCGCGCGAAGCTCGTCACGACGCTGACGGGGCGCATCGTCGAACAGGGCGGCCTGACGACGCTGATGGTCACGCACAACATGCAGCAGGCGCTCGACCTCGGCAATCGCCTCGTGATGATGCATGAGGGACGCATCGTGTTCTCGGCCGACGCTGAGACGAAGCGCACGCTCACGGTCGAGTCGTTGATGGCCGAGTTCGGCAAGGTCCGCGGCGCGACGTTCGACGATCGCGCCGTGCTCGGCTGA